In Candidatus Methylomirabilota bacterium, the genomic stretch GGGGAGTGTCGGCTGTTCGGCTTCTTCCGCAGTCATGGACCACGGAGGCTGCGGGTCGTCCCGCGTGCCCGGGAGCCCGAGATGGGCGAGGATCCTTTGAATGACGGCCGGGTCCTCAATCGTGGCGATGAGCTGCATCCGCCCGGCACAGACCGCCTAGTTGAGATCTGCCTCCCGCTCCTCGAAGTGCTGATCCAGACCAGTTTGACCAGTCGCCGGAGCACCCCGCAACATCTTCGTGGCGGCGCTTCCCTACGGCACCTGGCGGATGGAGCCCAAGGCCGCCGGATTCACAACGGGGAACGGCCGCCTGCTGCACCGCCGCGGCGTCGCTGGCGGCGGCCCCCTCAACGAGAGGGACACGACCGCCGATGGTAACGCGGTCGTGGCCGAGCTGGACGTCAACGGTCGTCTTCGCCGCTACGAGCATCGCGATGCAGGTCGCGTCCTTTGTCTAGGGTTCGATCCGCCGCTGCCCACGGATGCGAGCGCGGCGACCGCAGAGAGCGTCGCGTACGAGATCTCGCTCGACGGGTTCCCGCGGCTGGTCGACGGCACGGCGGGCGTGCAGCCGGCCAGAGACGGGGTCTCCATCGTGTGGGCCCACGCCACCCCCGCGTGGACGACGGGGTATCGCTTCACCTCGACCGTTCGCCATACCAGCCCCGGTCACGTCGAACTCGAGGTCGCGCCCCTACTGCGGTAGATACACTCGGCACGCCGCAGGAAACTCCACCGGCGGCGTTCTGTGTCAATGTGTGCGCACACAAATGTCACCAGCCTGACGTCATGTGTCACGGAAGCGGCCAGAAACCTGCGAGGTGCCGCTAAAGGTCTATGGTACTGTGCCTGCGGCGAGCTCGGGGTATTGGCGCGGAAGTTGCGTCTTCCCTGGCAACCACGTATTGGAGGAGGCGTCGATGAGCGGAAGACTGGGAAGGCTGGCCCTGCGGGTCGCGCTGGCGGTGGCCGTGACAGGGATGCTCCAGACCGTGCCGGCGGACAGCGAGACGCCGAAGCCGTGTGCGCCGAGCACCGTGAAGGTCGGAAACAAGTTCCAAGTCGTTCCCCCCGACCAGGACGTCAAGTTCGGGCAGTGCCTGTTCAACAGCACGATCGCCTTCAACCAGGCGAACCCGAACGGCCTGTTCGCGAGCTGCAACGGCTGCCATCCGGGTAACCGGACGGATCGCGGAACGCACGCCGTGATGATCACCAATCAGCTCGGAACGTTCGTCGGGGCGCGCCAGGTGCCGAACCTCCTCAACGTCCAGTTCAACGTCCCGCTCGGCTGGGACGGCCGCCACGGCGGAGTGCTGGGCAACCAGGCCTCGATCATCGCGGCGATCAAATCGGCGGCGACGAGCGCCATCAACAGCCCGGTGGAGATGGCCGGTCACATCGATCCTAACAATCTTAACAATCCCGTCGATCAGGCCAAGCTCGCCGCGCTGGCGGCGTTCGTCATCAGCCGCAGCCCAACAACGCCGGACCCCCACGCGGCGCCCCCACCCCCGCCGACGCTAGATGCCGCGACCCTCGCTCGCATCAAGACCGGTGCCGACGTCTTCTTCGGGCGATCGGTCTCGACACAGGGCCTGCTGGCGGCCGGGAAGACCTGCGTCAGCTGTCACGTGCCCCCGTTCTTCACGGACAACAAGATCAGGACGAACGTCCTGCATCCGGACGCCGCGTACGACTTCGGCTTCCGCCAGGCCGACGGCAGCAGCGGGCCCGAGGATGCCGGGGCGGGGCTCACCGCGGTGACCGATCCCGTCACCGGCAAATCCGTGCAGGTGGGCACGTTCAAGACACCGTCCCTGCACCATTTCTATCCGGACGGTGAGCCCGCCCTGCACAGCGGCATCTTTGCCGAGGATGGGAGGCTGTTCCACTTCTACGAGAAGTCGCTGGGCTTCACGCTGG encodes the following:
- a CDS encoding cytochrome c peroxidase, which produces MSGRLGRLALRVALAVAVTGMLQTVPADSETPKPCAPSTVKVGNKFQVVPPDQDVKFGQCLFNSTIAFNQANPNGLFASCNGCHPGNRTDRGTHAVMITNQLGTFVGARQVPNLLNVQFNVPLGWDGRHGGVLGNQASIIAAIKSAATSAINSPVEMAGHIDPNNLNNPVDQAKLAALAAFVISRSPTTPDPHAAPPPPPTLDAATLARIKTGADVFFGRSVSTQGLLAAGKTCVSCHVPPFFTDNKIRTNVLHPDAAYDFGFRQADGSSGPEDAGAGLTAVTDPVTGKSVQVGTFKTPSLHHFYPDGEPALHSGIFAEDGRLFHFYEKSLGFTLGLGESTGLHYWLVNCPQGPARNPLAIPAECN